A single Sulfurimonas aquatica DNA region contains:
- a CDS encoding phosphoribosyltransferase: MKRYKNILIDREDAGKKLLDVVPLAKLKEESWKIVAVSKGGLALGAAIRKKLNNSLEILFSAPIMAPNNSECEVARVSETEEIVINEALVKAFEIQYDYIYGEAHRKHEENILGNIYKYRKGHPFPSMYNEVVLLIDEGSETGSKFMTALKTILNQKPKAVYIAVPILPSDVLEVLEPFVDDIYFLYNVDDYVETDLYYENLEMIDDSEILKLLEENK, encoded by the coding sequence ATGAAAAGATATAAAAATATACTTATAGACAGAGAAGACGCAGGTAAGAAACTACTTGATGTTGTTCCTCTTGCAAAATTAAAAGAAGAGTCTTGGAAGATAGTAGCAGTCTCTAAGGGTGGATTGGCGTTAGGGGCCGCTATACGAAAAAAATTGAATAACTCTTTAGAAATTCTCTTTAGCGCGCCGATAATGGCACCTAATAATAGTGAATGTGAAGTAGCACGAGTAAGTGAAACGGAAGAGATAGTCATTAATGAAGCACTTGTAAAAGCTTTTGAAATACAGTATGACTACATATATGGCGAGGCGCACCGTAAACATGAAGAGAATATTTTAGGTAATATCTATAAGTATAGAAAAGGTCACCCATTCCCATCTATGTATAATGAAGTTGTTCTTTTAATTGATGAGGGGAGCGAAACGGGGAGTAAGTTTATGACAGCGCTAAAGACTATACTTAATCAAAAACCTAAAGCAGTTTATATAGCCGTTCCTATACTGCCAAGTGATGTTTTAGAAGTGTTAGAGCCGTTCGTAGATGATATATACTTTCTTTATAATGTAGATGATTATGTTGAAACAGATTTATATTATGAAAATTTAGAGATGATAGACGATAGTGAAATATTAAAATTATTAGAGGAAAACAAATGA